In Cicer arietinum cultivar CDC Frontier isolate Library 1 chromosome 1, Cicar.CDCFrontier_v2.0, whole genome shotgun sequence, one DNA window encodes the following:
- the LOC101491717 gene encoding cyclin-T1-3-like isoform X1 produces MAGLLLGDVSHQGAHQVGSQRYSEEKPEDGSRWYFSRKEIEENSPSKGDGIDLKKETYLRKSYCTFLQDLGMRLKVPQVTIATAIIFCHRFFLRQSHAKNDRRTIATVCMFLAGKVEETPRPLKDVILVSYEIINKKDPTAVQRIKQKEVYEQQKELILLAERVVLATLAFDLNVHHPYKPLVEAIKKFKVAQNALAQVAWNFVNDGLRTSLCLQFKPHHIAAGAIFLAAKFLKVKLPSDGEKVWWQEFDVTPRQLEEVSNQMLELYEQNRMPPANDAEGTTGGATSNRPTVKAPTSNDDAAAANSNSQTGGATSRLETSKPASSKTAFDSSVANQVGRPISNLGRSSDYGTTEMKHRMEDDQHPEQEPLPYKENLQHAQDVMRSRSESAEKEQENNILRTETKEHGESKDKHNSRNPDHRDGVVSRPPQEAIKKIDRDKVKAALEKRRKAAGYITKKPDFMDDDDLIERELEDGIELAPQSEKSKQDRRQSWSKLSDRSEYENIHGRHHQDHADDQPHGVKGLPSYEPDPSAVEEGEVSEFDDINIGLPSPKSSNRKRKAGSSPERVVEGKQRHNYGPGSHHGSRSDFVEDRSKASRLGHTERDSKRHAQENHV; encoded by the exons ATGGCTGGATTATTGCTTGGTGATGTCTCTCATCAAGGAGCACATCAAGTTGGTTCTCAAAGATACTCAGAAGAGAAGCCAGAGGACGGATCAAGATGGTATTTTTCTAGGAAGGAGATTGAAGAAAATTCACCATCCAAAGGAGATGGCATAGATTTGAAGAAAGAAACTTACCTACGCAAATCATACTGTACATTTCTGCAAGATCTGGGCATGAGACTTAAAGT ACCTCAAGTAACTATTGCAACCGCAATAATCTTTTGTCATAGATTCTTTCTTCGGCAGTCACATGCAAAGAATGACAGGAGG ACCATTGCAACAGTGTGCATGTTTCTTGCCGGCAAGGTTGAAGAAACTCCCCGCCCATTGAAAGATGTGATCCTGGTTTCatatgaaattataaataagaAGGATCCGACAGCAGTTCAGAGAATCAAACAGAAG GAAGTGTATGAGCAGCAGAAGGAATTAATTTTACTTGCGGAGAGGGTTGTCCTTGCAACCCTAGCTTTTGATCTTAATGTGCACCATCCTTATAAACCTCTTGTTGAGGcaataaagaaatttaaagTTGCTCAAAATGCTCTAGCTCAAGTTGCTTGGAATTTCGTAAATGATGG ACTACGGACGTCTCTTTGCTTGCAATTTAAGCCCCATCACATTGCGGCTGGAGCCATATTCCTCGCTGCCAAGTTTCTAAAGGTGAAGCTCCCATCAGATGGGGAGAAGGTCTGGTGGCAAGAGTTTGATGTCACCCCACGCCAATTGGAGG AAGTGAGTAATCAAATGCTCGAGCTATATGAACAAAATCGAATGCCGCCTGCCAACGACGCGGAAGGAACTACTGGAGGTGCGACTTCCAACCGGCCCACTGTAAAAGCTCCAACTAGTAACGATGATGCTGCAGCCGCAAACAGTAATTCTCAGACTGGAGGCGCAACTTCAAGACTTGAAACGTCAAAGCCTGCATCTTCTAAGACTGCGTTTGATTCATCTGTCGCTAATCAGGTTGGGCGCCCCATCTCTAATCTTGGTAGAAGTAGCGATTATGGGACTACAGAAATGAAACATAGGATGGAAGATGATCAACATCCTGAGCAGGAACCTCTTCCATATAAGGAAAACTTACAGCATGCTCAAGATGTGATGAGATCTCGATCTGAAAGTGCTGAAAAAGAGCAAGAAAACAACATTCTTAGAACTGAAACTAAAGAACACGGTGAATCGAAAGATAAACATAACAGCAGAAATCCAGATCACAGGGATGGTGTTGTTAGCCGACCTCCTCAGGAAgccattaaaaaaattgatagagaCAAGGTCAAGGCTGCATTAGAAAAACGAAGGAAAGCAGCTggctatataacaaaaaaaccAGATTTCATGGATGATGATGATCTCATTGAGAGGGAACTGGAAGATGGAATAGAGTTGGCTCCTCAAAGTGAGAAGAGTAAGCAAGATAGAAGGCAAAGCTGGTCTAAGCTTTCAGATAGATCAGAGTATGAGAACATACATGGGAGACATCATCAAGATCATGCAGATGATCAACCACATGGCGTAAAGGGTCTGCCATCATACGAACCGGATCCAAGTGCAGTGGAAGAAGGAGAGGTGTCAGAGTTTGATGACATTAACATAGGGCTTCCGTCTCCTAAGTCAAGCAATCGCAAGAGAAAAGCAGGTAGCTCGCCTGAAAGAGTGGTGGAGGGGAAGCAGCGACATAATTATGGCCCTGGTTCTCACCATGGTAGCCGTTCAGATTTTGTTGAAGATCGGAGCAAGGCCAGCAGGCTAGGCCATACAGAGAGAGACAGCAAAAGGCATGCGCAGGAAAACCATGTTTGA
- the LOC101491717 gene encoding cyclin-T1-5-like isoform X2, with product MAGLLLGDVSHQGAHQVGSQRYSEEKPEDGSRWYFSRKEIEENSPSKGDGIDLKKETYLRKSYCTFLQDLGMRLKVPQVTIATAIIFCHRFFLRQSHAKNDRRTIATVCMFLAGKVEETPRPLKDVILVSYEIINKKDPTAVQRIKQKEVYEQQKELILLAERVVLATLAFDLNVHHPYKPLVEAIKKFKVAQNALAQVAWNFVNDGLRTSLCLQFKPHHIAAGAIFLAAKFLKVKLPSDGEKVWWQEFDVTPRQLEGWCLFFRY from the exons ATGGCTGGATTATTGCTTGGTGATGTCTCTCATCAAGGAGCACATCAAGTTGGTTCTCAAAGATACTCAGAAGAGAAGCCAGAGGACGGATCAAGATGGTATTTTTCTAGGAAGGAGATTGAAGAAAATTCACCATCCAAAGGAGATGGCATAGATTTGAAGAAAGAAACTTACCTACGCAAATCATACTGTACATTTCTGCAAGATCTGGGCATGAGACTTAAAGT ACCTCAAGTAACTATTGCAACCGCAATAATCTTTTGTCATAGATTCTTTCTTCGGCAGTCACATGCAAAGAATGACAGGAGG ACCATTGCAACAGTGTGCATGTTTCTTGCCGGCAAGGTTGAAGAAACTCCCCGCCCATTGAAAGATGTGATCCTGGTTTCatatgaaattataaataagaAGGATCCGACAGCAGTTCAGAGAATCAAACAGAAG GAAGTGTATGAGCAGCAGAAGGAATTAATTTTACTTGCGGAGAGGGTTGTCCTTGCAACCCTAGCTTTTGATCTTAATGTGCACCATCCTTATAAACCTCTTGTTGAGGcaataaagaaatttaaagTTGCTCAAAATGCTCTAGCTCAAGTTGCTTGGAATTTCGTAAATGATGG ACTACGGACGTCTCTTTGCTTGCAATTTAAGCCCCATCACATTGCGGCTGGAGCCATATTCCTCGCTGCCAAGTTTCTAAAGGTGAAGCTCCCATCAGATGGGGAGAAGGTCTGGTGGCAAGAGTTTGATGTCACCCCACGCCAATTGGAGGGTTGGTGTCTTTTTTTTCGATACTAG